The DNA segment ccttgttttattcatttacccgAAGAAGGACATCATTTAAATTGGGAAGATGCTacattaattcatagatcgtcaaattcgtacgagagaaaaataattgaagtccTTCTAATTAGAAAActgcctaattttaacttgagtgctggccaatggcagttggatgatcttacctcatagccttccccagactcttcgaccttgactctCCCTCTtcgacctgattcagatcttgttcattctgtctccctatcaaaattatataaacgtcataattctctccttgtatctacttcggtttttgtctgaagaggagctcgtgaagagttcgaaacgtcacgcttattttcaattctctttgtggctagatttattttcaaatacatacatatatatatatatatatatgtgtgtgtgtgtgtgtgtgtgtgtgtgtgtgtgtgtgtgtgtgtgtgtgtgtgtgtgtgtgtgtgtgtgtgtgtttgtgtgtgagtgtgataaatatatatacctatatatataaatatatatataaatatatatatatatatatatatatatatatatatatatatatatatatatatatatatatatataaagagaaagagagagagagagagagagtataagaggctATATGATTAATACAAGTGGGCATTAGTGATACAACTATGTAGCTTCACTCTTTATTAATATCACACAACATGAATCTTGGTGCTGGTGCCAAGACAATCATGAGTAGCCTTCGAAGTAGATTCAACGATAACGGCGTGAATGGGGTTGCTCTACATGTAAATGGGAGTAATCCTTCGCCCGGTAGGACCAGTGATGTGCTTCAGGTCACGACCAACCGTCATCCAGCTACTAGAAGCAACCGAAAGCCTATTCGCATATCAATTTGGAATGTTAGAACACTTTTCAAAAAGGGACTATTGGACAATGTtctaagggaaatgggaaggttGGACATTGGTGTTTTGGGACTATATGAAGTGCGTTGGAAGGAGGCAGGAACGTTTCGAAAAAATGACTCTACAGTGATCTACTCTGGTGGCAACAAACATCAAAGAGGAGTAGGCATGATTTTGTATAAGCAAACCTCGAAAAGCTTACTTTGGCATTGGGCGCTTTCTGATCGTGTTATTCTAGTCAAAATTAAAGGCAATCcatttaatatcagtatcattcagGCTTATGCTCCAACTTCAGATGCTGATGACGAGatcgatagttttttttttaatgaaactctAGACAAAGCATACAATCAATACAAGTCGACTGAAGTTAAAATCGTTATGGGCGATATAAACGCAAAAGTCGGCAAAGGAAAAGTTGGAAGCATTGTTGGTCCATTTGGACTTGGGGATCGGAACGATAGAGGCG comes from the Penaeus vannamei isolate JL-2024 chromosome 8, ASM4276789v1, whole genome shotgun sequence genome and includes:
- the LOC138862330 gene encoding craniofacial development protein 2-like, which translates into the protein MNLGAGAKTIMSSLRSRFNDNGVNGVALHVNGSNPSPGRTSDVLQVTTNRHPATRSNRKPIRISIWNVRTLFKKGLLDNVLREMGRLDIGVLGLYEVRWKEAGTFRKNDSTVIYSGGNKHQRGVGMILYKQTSKSLLWHWALSDRVILVKIKGNPFNISIIQAYAPTSDADDEIDSFFFNETLDKAYNQYKSTEVKIVMGDINAKVGKGKVGSIVGPFGLGDRNDRGEKFIDWCARNHQVITGTWFKHHPRRFYTWTRPGDRTRNQIDYITIIVFVTL